Proteins found in one Aquibium microcysteis genomic segment:
- a CDS encoding isochorismatase family protein — protein sequence MSDKSAGEPIWNAFLTERDKQVFDASGYGAKGGFGSRPALLIIDVNYGFVGDRPEPILESVKRWMNSCGEEGWAAVGVIRQLLDAARPKGIPVIYTSGLRRADAWDQGAWAYKNSRVNRDYLGKSPATLRSNIIVPEIAPGPRDLVIGKQKPSAFHGTPLLDYLVHLRCDSLLVTGTTTSGCVRASVVDAFSYNYRVAVVQDGCADRSQASHAINLCDMNAKYADVVSSPETISYINGLPDGLFDLPAGDPAAGKLFAHD from the coding sequence ATGTCTGACAAGTCTGCCGGCGAGCCGATCTGGAACGCCTTCCTGACGGAGCGCGACAAGCAGGTCTTCGACGCTTCCGGCTACGGTGCGAAGGGCGGCTTCGGCAGCCGTCCCGCGCTCCTCATCATCGACGTCAACTACGGCTTCGTCGGCGACCGGCCGGAGCCCATCCTGGAGTCGGTGAAGCGCTGGATGAATTCCTGCGGCGAGGAGGGCTGGGCTGCGGTTGGCGTGATCAGGCAGCTGCTGGATGCCGCTCGCCCGAAGGGCATCCCGGTCATCTACACCTCCGGACTGCGGCGGGCGGATGCCTGGGACCAGGGCGCGTGGGCCTACAAGAACAGCCGCGTGAACCGCGATTATCTCGGCAAGTCGCCGGCGACGCTGCGCTCCAACATCATCGTCCCCGAGATCGCGCCCGGACCGAGGGATCTGGTGATCGGCAAGCAGAAGCCGAGCGCCTTCCACGGGACGCCGCTCCTCGACTATCTGGTGCACCTGCGGTGCGACAGTCTGCTGGTGACCGGCACGACGACGTCCGGTTGCGTCCGCGCCAGCGTCGTGGATGCCTTCAGCTACAACTACCGGGTGGCGGTCGTCCAGGACGGCTGCGCCGACCGCTCGCAGGCATCCCACGCGATCAACCTGTGCGACATGAACGCGAAGTATGCAGACGTCGTCTCCAGCCCCGAGACCATCAGCTACATCAACGGCCTGCCCGACGGGCTCTTCGACCTTCCGGCCGGCGATCCCGCCGCCGGCAAGCTGTTCGCCCACGACTAG
- a CDS encoding MarR family winged helix-turn-helix transcriptional regulator, which produces MSSGGRTEQDALPANKGSWMQDYQPPLTTSREDFLKDGTDQLFREAIYTWVLSADRLLKCRSAFARILGLTSSQFAVLMGVASQQHSDGVTIKDLAEHVALASTHVTTEIGRLEAKGLLVKRSNASDRRSVLVSLTAKGRAEIERITPVVSEVNDILFRGVKLNRLVNAHVFARQVVGNSQEAMSFVRRTANASARKAARPVQDAEAGQTQPG; this is translated from the coding sequence ATGTCTTCCGGAGGCAGAACCGAACAGGATGCCTTGCCGGCCAATAAGGGATCGTGGATGCAGGACTATCAGCCGCCCCTCACCACTTCGCGTGAAGACTTCCTCAAGGACGGCACCGACCAGCTTTTCAGGGAAGCGATCTATACTTGGGTCCTGAGCGCGGACCGCCTGCTCAAGTGCAGGAGCGCGTTCGCCCGGATCCTGGGTCTGACGTCGTCCCAGTTTGCGGTCCTCATGGGCGTGGCTTCCCAGCAGCACAGCGATGGCGTCACGATCAAGGACCTCGCCGAGCACGTGGCGCTCGCCTCCACGCACGTGACGACCGAGATCGGCCGGCTCGAGGCGAAAGGCCTCCTCGTGAAGAGGAGCAACGCCAGCGACCGGCGCAGCGTTCTGGTCTCGCTGACGGCCAAGGGACGGGCGGAGATCGAGCGGATCACGCCCGTGGTCAGCGAAGTCAACGACATCCTCTTCCGCGGGGTCAAGCTGAACCGGCTGGTCAACGCCCACGTCTTCGCAAGGCAGGTGGTCGGCAACTCGCAGGAAGCGATGTCGTTCGTCCGCAGGACCGCGAATGCTTCGGCCCGGAAGGCCGCCCGCCCGGTTCAGGACGCTGAAGCCGGCCAGACCCAGCCGGGCTGA
- a CDS encoding aldehyde dehydrogenase family protein translates to MENALNFYIDGRWVAPSNAVPFDVVNPATEEVVAQTSMGSAEDVDRAVRAARTAFETFSTWSVGQRIELLERIIVEYERRFDDIAWAITTEMGSPIGFSRGLQTPATLGHLREAIAVLKDFKFEYMLGKTRILREPIGVCGFITPWNWPINQITAKLGSAIGAGCTMVVKPSEYAPLSPIILAEVLHEAGVPRGVFNLVNGDGPTVGSAISKHPGIDMVSFTGSTAAGIAVARDAAGTVKRVHQELGGKSANIMLPGSHIDGSVPYGMVRAFTNSGQSCIAPSRMLVPESDMERVVELVRMAASALVVGDPRREETTHGPVVNARQFERVQGFIRAGIDEGARLVVGGEGRPAGMNKGYFVRPTIFADVTPDMRIAREEIFGPVLAIMPYRDVEHAIEIANDTEYGLAGFVSADSMEEADAVGRRIRAGRIYLNDRPQDVTPNYEFEAPFGGYKQSGNGREVGLFGFEEFHEVKAVIA, encoded by the coding sequence ATGGAAAACGCATTGAACTTCTACATCGACGGACGGTGGGTCGCGCCTTCGAACGCCGTCCCGTTCGACGTCGTCAATCCCGCCACCGAGGAAGTGGTCGCGCAGACGAGCATGGGCAGCGCCGAGGATGTCGACCGTGCGGTCAGGGCGGCGCGCACGGCGTTCGAGACCTTCTCCACCTGGAGCGTGGGGCAGCGTATCGAACTGCTGGAGCGGATCATCGTCGAGTACGAGCGTCGGTTCGACGACATCGCCTGGGCGATCACGACGGAGATGGGCTCGCCCATCGGTTTCTCCCGCGGCCTGCAGACCCCCGCGACGCTGGGGCACCTCCGGGAGGCAATCGCGGTCCTGAAGGATTTCAAGTTCGAGTACATGCTCGGAAAGACGCGCATCCTGCGCGAACCGATCGGGGTATGCGGGTTCATCACGCCATGGAACTGGCCGATCAACCAGATTACGGCCAAGCTCGGCAGCGCCATCGGGGCGGGCTGCACCATGGTCGTCAAGCCGAGCGAGTACGCGCCGCTCAGTCCCATCATCCTGGCCGAAGTGCTGCACGAGGCAGGAGTGCCGCGGGGCGTGTTCAACCTCGTCAACGGCGACGGTCCCACGGTGGGCAGTGCCATCTCCAAGCATCCCGGAATAGACATGGTGTCGTTCACCGGCTCGACCGCAGCCGGCATCGCGGTGGCCCGCGACGCTGCCGGGACGGTCAAGCGGGTCCATCAGGAACTCGGCGGGAAATCAGCCAACATCATGCTGCCCGGCAGCCACATCGACGGGTCGGTTCCATACGGCATGGTTCGCGCCTTCACCAACAGCGGGCAGTCCTGCATCGCTCCGTCGCGCATGCTGGTGCCCGAGAGCGACATGGAACGGGTCGTCGAACTCGTCAGGATGGCCGCGTCGGCGCTGGTCGTCGGCGATCCCCGGCGGGAGGAAACCACGCACGGTCCCGTGGTCAACGCCCGGCAGTTCGAGCGGGTCCAGGGCTTCATCCGGGCGGGCATCGACGAGGGTGCGCGGCTGGTCGTCGGCGGCGAGGGCCGGCCAGCCGGCATGAACAAGGGCTATTTCGTCCGGCCGACGATCTTCGCGGACGTGACGCCCGACATGCGGATCGCGCGGGAAGAGATCTTCGGACCGGTGCTGGCCATCATGCCGTACCGCGACGTGGAACACGCCATCGAAATCGCCAACGACACCGAGTACGGCCTGGCGGGCTTCGTATCCGCAGACAGCATGGAAGAAGCGGATGCTGTCGGCAGGCGCATCAGGGCTGGTCGAATCTATCTCAACGACCGGCCACAGGACGTGACGCCCAACTACGAATTCGAAGCCCCGTTCGGCGGCTACAAGCAGTCCGGCAACGGGCGCGAGGTCGGATTGTTCGGCTTCGAGGAGTTCCACGAGGTCAAGGCGGTCATCGCCTGA
- a CDS encoding cytochrome P450 — MSTNAASFPVLEGFDPFGQDFLSDPAATIKRAHETAPVFYYEPLRMWVITKYDDICRAARDAETFSSDATGFVPPPDDIKPKIPDTFLADHFISQDGPEHTRSRTAIARQFLPRELQKQEENIRRIANTLIDAFIDKGRCDLMQEFCYPLSLNVIIGLIGMPPERAEDYRLWTEDLFSVLTPKAKDAVSKPMGEDERRERWTRLAEGQGFLENFVAERARCPVGDLASVMLQAKDQAGSLAMTQHGVVRKLHELIAAGNDTTANLMAHMLVYMGEHPEQDAQIRADKALLPKAIEETLRRRGTSPGLFRVTTRDVEFGGVSIPQGSLVWLLFIGGGLDESHFPNAQAWDIHRPNSDKHLAFGHGRHSCLGNPLARLEARVAFEELLRRIPDIRAVPGQKLDYLPTLTVTTINHLMAEWTPPVRA; from the coding sequence ATGTCGACAAACGCAGCTTCCTTTCCCGTTCTCGAGGGTTTCGATCCCTTCGGTCAGGACTTCCTCAGCGATCCTGCCGCCACCATAAAGCGCGCTCACGAGACAGCGCCGGTCTTCTACTACGAGCCGCTCCGCATGTGGGTGATCACGAAGTACGACGACATCTGCCGTGCGGCGCGCGACGCCGAGACCTTCTCGTCGGACGCCACGGGATTCGTCCCGCCGCCGGACGACATCAAGCCGAAGATCCCCGACACCTTCCTGGCGGATCACTTCATCTCCCAGGACGGACCCGAACACACGCGCAGCCGGACCGCGATCGCACGCCAGTTCCTGCCGCGGGAACTGCAGAAGCAGGAAGAGAACATCCGTCGCATCGCCAATACCCTGATCGATGCGTTCATCGACAAGGGTCGCTGCGACCTGATGCAGGAGTTCTGCTACCCGCTGTCGCTCAACGTCATCATCGGGCTCATCGGAATGCCGCCGGAGCGCGCCGAAGACTACCGCCTGTGGACGGAGGACCTGTTCTCGGTGCTCACGCCGAAGGCGAAGGACGCCGTCAGCAAGCCGATGGGCGAGGACGAGCGGCGGGAGCGCTGGACCCGGCTGGCCGAGGGGCAGGGTTTCCTCGAGAACTTCGTCGCCGAGCGCGCCCGGTGTCCCGTTGGCGATCTTGCGAGCGTCATGCTGCAGGCGAAGGATCAGGCGGGCAGCCTGGCCATGACGCAGCACGGTGTCGTGCGCAAGCTGCACGAACTCATCGCGGCGGGGAACGACACGACCGCCAATCTCATGGCCCACATGCTCGTCTACATGGGCGAGCATCCGGAGCAGGATGCGCAGATCCGCGCCGACAAGGCGCTTCTGCCCAAGGCCATCGAGGAGACGCTGCGGCGCCGCGGGACGTCGCCCGGATTGTTTCGCGTCACGACCAGGGATGTCGAGTTCGGCGGCGTCTCGATACCGCAGGGTTCGCTCGTGTGGCTGCTCTTCATCGGCGGCGGTCTCGACGAAAGCCATTTTCCGAACGCCCAGGCATGGGACATCCACCGTCCCAACAGCGACAAGCATCTCGCCTTCGGTCACGGACGTCACTCCTGTCTCGGCAATCCCCTGGCCCGCCTGGAGGCGCGCGTCGCTTTCGAGGAGCTGCTCCGGAGGATTCCCGACATCCGCGCGGTGCCCGGCCAGAAGCTCGACTACCTGCCGACCCTCACCGTCACGACCATCAATCACCTCATGGCCGAATGGACGCCCCCGGTCAGGGCGTGA
- a CDS encoding flavin reductase family protein has product MFYQPEKNDHGLPFNPFKSLVVPRPIAWISTVSADGIVNLAPFSQSNILGWDPPYVMFSAQNRASGTRPDSVTNAETTGEFVFNMATYDQREAIVETSMIMDPAVDELAATGLTPVESRLVRPPRVKESPVSLECRHYQTLVLANRIPGLFNSVVIGQVVGIHIDDDYITPEGRFDVLKARPLARMGYLDYTSVTDVFEIRPQGISEDTIIGMAGGGTQRAG; this is encoded by the coding sequence ATGTTCTACCAGCCGGAAAAAAACGACCATGGATTGCCGTTCAATCCATTCAAGTCCCTTGTCGTGCCGCGGCCGATCGCCTGGATATCCACCGTCAGCGCCGACGGCATCGTCAACCTCGCGCCGTTCAGCCAGAGCAACATCCTGGGCTGGGACCCTCCCTACGTCATGTTCTCGGCACAGAACCGCGCGAGCGGAACGCGCCCGGACAGCGTCACCAACGCGGAGACCACGGGCGAGTTCGTGTTCAACATGGCCACCTATGATCAGCGCGAGGCGATCGTCGAAACGAGCATGATCATGGATCCGGCGGTCGACGAGCTCGCTGCGACGGGGCTCACGCCGGTCGAATCGAGACTGGTCAGGCCGCCGAGGGTCAAGGAAAGTCCGGTCAGCCTCGAGTGCAGGCACTACCAGACGCTCGTCCTCGCGAACCGCATCCCGGGGCTGTTCAATTCCGTCGTCATCGGACAGGTCGTCGGCATCCACATCGACGACGACTACATCACGCCGGAAGGCCGGTTCGACGTGCTGAAGGCGCGTCCGCTCGCCCGTATGGGCTATCTCGACTACACCTCGGTCACCGACGTGTTCGAGATCCGGCCGCAGGGCATCTCCGAGGACACGATCATCGGCATGGCAGGCGGCGGAACGCAGCGCGCCGGCTAG
- a CDS encoding MarR family winged helix-turn-helix transcriptional regulator, whose product MATSTPEKKRSRAAGTTGSARQPRTLDRSFTPPLTVSHADLLVNGSDDRFRQMIYLFVEVLGRMNMCREAFGRSIGLTGSQFAVLVGVAYRQGEQGVTIKKLAQYIHLAPTHVTTEVGRLIRKGLLSKCADSDDRRSVLVSLTAEGQDTVNTVSVFVRRVNDILFQGIVAADIDNAESMFNRLSRNSEFAIAELKVAERDEKGWG is encoded by the coding sequence ATGGCGACATCCACGCCCGAAAAGAAGCGGAGCCGAGCGGCTGGAACGACCGGATCGGCCAGGCAGCCGCGTACCCTCGACAGATCGTTCACGCCGCCGCTGACGGTTTCGCACGCCGATCTCCTGGTCAACGGGAGCGATGACCGCTTTCGCCAGATGATCTATCTCTTCGTCGAGGTCCTCGGTCGCATGAACATGTGCCGGGAGGCGTTCGGCCGTTCGATCGGACTCACCGGTTCGCAGTTCGCGGTCCTGGTCGGGGTCGCCTACAGGCAGGGCGAGCAGGGCGTGACGATCAAGAAGCTCGCCCAGTACATTCATCTCGCACCGACCCACGTGACGACGGAGGTGGGCCGCCTGATTCGCAAGGGACTTCTTTCGAAGTGCGCCGACAGCGACGACCGGCGAAGCGTCCTGGTGAGCCTCACCGCGGAAGGTCAGGACACGGTCAACACCGTCAGCGTGTTCGTCCGCCGCGTGAACGACATTCTCTTCCAGGGCATTGTCGCGGCCGACATCGACAACGCGGAAAGCATGTTCAATCGACTGTCGCGAAACAGCGAGTTCGCCATTGCCGAGCTCAAGGTCGCGGAGCGGGACGAGAAGGGGTGGGGCTGA
- a CDS encoding PDR/VanB family oxidoreductase, translating to MELTLLQSSVSTDAPRDAVPGAAVMNDPRDQVLSIERVTFETSDVVVLELRRADRGILPSWTPGAHVDVILPSGRIRQYSLCGNPADRSRYRVAILREPAGRGGSAELHDIAREGTVVTVRGPRNHFELVPADRYLFVAGGIGITPILPMILAAEAAGAAWRLVYGGRTQATMAFLGEIGQRMGGEVQLLPEDLSGRPDLDALLAGVGEGEMVYGCGPAGMLGALEAAAERHGRSRVLHVERFGAAEDAVPAAGLAGDAAFTVELRRSGLSLDVPADRRLGDVLLDAGVPVPFSCQEGYCGSCETAVLEGVPDHRDTILTDEEKAEARIMMVCCGRSKTPRLVLDL from the coding sequence ATGGAACTGACGCTGCTGCAATCGTCGGTGTCGACCGACGCGCCGCGCGATGCCGTACCTGGAGCCGCCGTCATGAATGATCCGAGGGACCAGGTTCTCAGCATCGAGCGCGTCACCTTCGAGACGTCGGATGTCGTCGTCCTCGAACTGCGCCGCGCGGATCGCGGGATCCTGCCGTCATGGACGCCCGGGGCTCATGTGGACGTGATCCTGCCTTCGGGCAGGATCCGCCAGTATTCGCTCTGCGGAAACCCTGCGGATCGCAGCCGGTATCGGGTGGCGATCCTGCGCGAGCCCGCCGGCCGCGGCGGCTCCGCCGAGCTCCACGACATCGCCAGGGAGGGCACCGTGGTCACCGTCCGGGGGCCGCGCAACCATTTCGAACTCGTTCCGGCCGACCGTTACCTGTTCGTCGCCGGCGGCATCGGCATCACGCCGATACTGCCGATGATCCTCGCGGCGGAGGCGGCCGGCGCAGCGTGGCGTCTCGTCTACGGCGGCCGTACGCAGGCGACGATGGCGTTTCTCGGCGAGATCGGCCAGCGCATGGGCGGCGAGGTCCAGCTGCTGCCGGAAGACCTGTCCGGCCGACCCGATCTGGACGCGCTGCTCGCCGGCGTCGGGGAGGGCGAGATGGTCTACGGCTGCGGGCCGGCCGGCATGCTCGGCGCGCTGGAAGCCGCGGCCGAGCGCCATGGCAGGTCACGGGTGCTTCATGTCGAGCGCTTCGGCGCGGCGGAGGATGCCGTCCCGGCGGCGGGTCTGGCTGGGGACGCGGCGTTCACGGTGGAGCTGCGGCGGTCGGGCCTGAGCCTCGACGTTCCGGCGGACCGCAGGCTGGGGGACGTTCTGCTCGATGCCGGGGTGCCGGTGCCCTTCTCGTGCCAGGAAGGTTACTGCGGAAGCTGCGAGACGGCCGTTCTCGAAGGCGTGCCGGATCATCGCGATACGATCCTGACCGATGAGGAGAAGGCTGAAGCCCGCATCATGATGGTCTGCTGCGGGCGTTCGAAAACGCCGCGCCTGGTGCTGGATCTCTAG
- a CDS encoding SDR family NAD(P)-dependent oxidoreductase: protein MTNFSEKVVLVTGAARGIGLSLATHFSKLGAAVALADLSADDLATATAGIRADDPSARCMAVEVDVADRASVEAMVAAVIDTYGRIDVLVSNAGVWKNLTRGPFWQLSNAEWSNTFKVNTEGAFNCASAVAPHMIARKSGHIVFIGSAAIGEALAHIPHYTASKSALTGLMRCAAKELGKDGINVNMVNPGQVDTGAFSREQMESRALTKFIHRVGQPRDLEGIVTLLASDEGSFITAQQIYVDGGGVLN from the coding sequence ATGACGAATTTTTCCGAAAAGGTCGTACTCGTAACGGGCGCTGCGCGGGGCATCGGGCTTTCCCTCGCGACGCATTTCTCGAAACTGGGTGCTGCCGTGGCCCTGGCCGACCTGTCGGCGGACGATCTCGCGACGGCGACCGCGGGCATACGCGCCGACGATCCGTCCGCGCGCTGCATGGCGGTGGAGGTCGACGTCGCCGACCGCGCCTCCGTCGAAGCCATGGTCGCCGCCGTGATCGACACGTATGGACGCATCGACGTTCTCGTCAGCAATGCCGGCGTCTGGAAGAACCTGACGCGCGGGCCCTTCTGGCAGCTCTCCAATGCCGAGTGGAGCAACACCTTCAAGGTCAACACCGAGGGGGCCTTCAACTGCGCTTCGGCTGTGGCGCCGCACATGATCGCCCGCAAGTCCGGCCACATCGTCTTCATCGGCTCCGCGGCCATCGGCGAGGCGCTGGCCCACATCCCGCACTATACCGCGTCCAAGTCGGCGCTGACCGGCCTGATGCGCTGTGCTGCCAAGGAACTCGGCAAGGACGGCATCAACGTCAACATGGTCAATCCCGGACAGGTCGACACCGGCGCCTTCAGCCGCGAGCAGATGGAGAGCCGTGCGCTGACCAAGTTCATCCACCGTGTCGGCCAGCCCCGCGATCTCGAAGGGATCGTCACGCTGCTGGCCAGCGACGAGGGCAGTTTCATCACGGCGCAGCAGATCTACGTGGACGGCGGCGGCGTCCTCAACTGA
- a CDS encoding tautomerase family protein: MPLVQVQHLAGAFTRDQQTALIRDITEAFVRVSGDGIRNNVLVTVTEVASGLWATGGVPLTIEDVERRRRERQASQG; the protein is encoded by the coding sequence ATGCCACTCGTGCAAGTCCAGCATCTGGCCGGCGCCTTCACGCGCGATCAGCAGACGGCACTCATCCGCGACATCACGGAGGCGTTCGTGCGCGTGTCGGGCGACGGCATCCGGAACAACGTGCTCGTGACGGTGACGGAGGTCGCGAGCGGTCTCTGGGCCACAGGCGGCGTTCCCCTGACCATCGAGGACGTGGAGCGGCGGCGACGCGAAAGACAGGCCTCCCAGGGCTGA
- a CDS encoding flavin reductase family protein: MGTEIDIDDTRQLRDAFGRFTTGIVIVTTDVGGERIGATVSSFNSVSLAPPLVSFCIARNARAMAAWETAPGFAVSVLSRTQSHLSTQFARSLGDKWSGVGTRPASCVDAPLIEGALMWFECETYARYDGGDHLIILGRVVAAEAGRSVEPLLFFGGAYRHLAPRMEHEHVSRDDMWLHAW, from the coding sequence ATGGGTACGGAAATCGATATCGACGACACGCGGCAGCTGCGTGATGCCTTCGGTCGTTTCACGACCGGCATCGTCATCGTGACGACCGACGTCGGCGGCGAGCGCATCGGGGCGACCGTCAGTTCGTTCAACTCGGTATCCCTCGCGCCGCCGCTCGTCTCCTTCTGCATCGCCCGCAACGCCCGGGCGATGGCTGCCTGGGAGACTGCGCCGGGCTTCGCCGTGAGCGTCCTGTCCCGTACCCAGTCTCATCTTTCGACGCAGTTCGCGCGGAGCCTCGGAGACAAGTGGAGCGGGGTGGGCACGCGCCCCGCGTCATGCGTCGACGCTCCCCTGATCGAGGGGGCGCTGATGTGGTTCGAATGCGAGACCTATGCCCGCTACGATGGCGGCGACCATCTCATCATCCTCGGCCGGGTCGTTGCCGCGGAAGCCGGCCGCAGCGTCGAGCCGCTGCTGTTCTTCGGCGGGGCGTACCGCCATCTCGCGCCTCGAATGGAACACGAGCACGTCTCGCGGGACGACATGTGGCTCCACGCCTGGTGA
- a CDS encoding 4-hydroxyphenylacetate 3-hydroxylase family protein, which produces MNANIRAVRVAAEAPAAAPASMRTGEEYLRSLRDGRAVFVDGERVADVTTHPAFAAAARSAAKLFDIAADPANAERMTFTSPSSGKPVLRAYQIPRTHADLRARRLASEMWSEASFGMMGRTPDHVSSFFCGFAAVPEVFAAGGAEYGERVVSFHEKLRENHLWATYAIVPPQIDRSKPAHRQSDPELYAGVVKETDGGIIVSGAQQLATAGLYSDYLYLSCIHPLQPGDENYAIGVAIPMNAPGLKLYPRRPFALQASNVFDHPLSSRFDESDCFVVLDKVFVPWEEVFIYRNLEVCRDQWWKTPSHLYGNLQAQARYATKLRFLIGLAAKMNETTGNAALPPVMGQMGELAALISIVETMLEAQETVATVDANGVLWPSRQALYAVMALQSEINPRMIEIVRELTGAAMISLPSSQKDLDSPLTAPDIERYMASGTGSARDRIKLMRLAWDFIGSEFGNRHQQYEKFYGGASFIVKQNMFRNYDMKRAKALVDGALDIA; this is translated from the coding sequence ATGAACGCGAACATCCGCGCCGTCAGGGTTGCCGCCGAGGCGCCCGCCGCCGCGCCGGCCTCCATGCGCACCGGCGAAGAATACCTCCGCTCCCTGCGCGACGGGCGCGCCGTCTTCGTCGACGGCGAGCGCGTCGCCGACGTCACCACCCATCCCGCCTTCGCGGCGGCCGCCCGCTCGGCGGCGAAGCTGTTCGACATCGCCGCCGATCCGGCCAATGCCGAGCGCATGACCTTCACCTCGCCCAGTTCCGGCAAGCCCGTCCTGCGCGCCTACCAGATCCCCCGCACCCATGCCGACCTGCGCGCCCGGCGCCTCGCCTCCGAGATGTGGTCGGAGGCCTCCTTCGGCATGATGGGCCGGACGCCGGACCACGTCTCCTCCTTCTTCTGCGGCTTCGCGGCCGTGCCCGAGGTCTTCGCCGCCGGCGGCGCCGAATATGGCGAGCGGGTGGTGTCCTTCCACGAGAAGCTGCGCGAGAACCATCTGTGGGCCACCTATGCCATCGTGCCGCCGCAGATCGACCGCTCGAAGCCGGCCCACCGGCAGTCCGATCCGGAACTCTATGCCGGCGTGGTCAAGGAGACCGATGGCGGCATCATCGTGTCGGGCGCCCAGCAGCTGGCGACCGCGGGGCTCTATTCCGACTATCTCTACCTGTCCTGCATCCATCCGCTGCAGCCGGGCGACGAGAACTACGCCATCGGCGTCGCCATCCCCATGAACGCGCCCGGCCTCAAGCTCTATCCGCGCCGCCCCTTCGCGCTGCAGGCGTCGAACGTCTTCGACCACCCGCTGAGCAGCCGCTTCGACGAGTCCGACTGCTTCGTGGTGCTCGACAAGGTGTTCGTGCCCTGGGAGGAGGTGTTCATCTACCGCAACCTCGAGGTCTGCCGCGACCAGTGGTGGAAGACGCCGTCGCATCTCTACGGCAATCTCCAGGCCCAGGCGCGCTACGCCACCAAGCTGCGCTTCCTCATCGGGCTGGCGGCGAAGATGAACGAGACGACCGGCAACGCCGCGCTGCCGCCGGTGATGGGGCAGATGGGCGAGCTGGCCGCGCTGATCTCGATCGTGGAGACCATGCTGGAGGCGCAGGAGACCGTCGCCACCGTCGATGCCAACGGCGTGCTGTGGCCCAGCCGGCAGGCGCTCTACGCGGTCATGGCGCTGCAGTCCGAGATCAACCCGCGCATGATCGAGATCGTGCGCGAACTCACGGGCGCCGCCATGATCAGCCTGCCCTCCTCGCAGAAGGACCTCGACAGCCCGCTCACCGCGCCCGACATCGAACGCTACATGGCGTCCGGCACCGGCTCGGCCCGCGACCGCATCAAGCTCATGCGGCTGGCCTGGGACTTCATCGGCTCGGAGTTCGGAAACCGCCACCAGCAGTACGAGAAGTTCTACGGCGGCGCCTCCTTCATCGTGAAGCAGAACATGTTCCGCAACTACGACATGAAGCGCGCAAAGGCCCTCGTCGACGGCGCCCTCGACATCGCCTGA
- a CDS encoding leucyl aminopeptidase, which yields MSVDKDMFDLFRMELELCKVKPGERVGILSEDLIRRDYAMAFSAAAEDLGAHVLHVNIPKRPGSFFGPGNSLRGRPAAIEALKNTDLVIDLIGLLWSKEQDQITEGGPRMLLVLEPMSVLSRLRPSPESRTRVEAAHRLIAGSRELRVTSPGGTDVTYKIGKLRTVSQYGYTDEPGRWDAWAGSFVWTGGDEDGVDGTVVIDAGDLLLDPILRYVSEPIVLTIRKGYITEIAGGGAEGAIMRDFMAGFRDPKAYAVSHIGWGLDENARWTFLATSPDASQSLGVDGRCYYGNVLFSTGPNTELGGTNNTECHLDIPLKNCSLFLDGRQILRDGEILPAEMRVPGR from the coding sequence ATGAGCGTCGACAAGGACATGTTCGATCTGTTCCGGATGGAACTGGAACTCTGCAAGGTGAAGCCGGGCGAGCGCGTCGGCATCCTGTCGGAAGATCTGATCCGCAGGGATTACGCGATGGCTTTCAGCGCCGCAGCCGAGGACCTCGGGGCGCATGTGCTGCACGTCAATATCCCGAAGCGGCCGGGTAGCTTCTTCGGGCCCGGAAACTCGCTGCGCGGCAGGCCGGCCGCCATCGAGGCCCTGAAGAACACCGACCTGGTCATCGACCTCATCGGACTGCTCTGGTCGAAGGAGCAGGACCAGATCACGGAGGGTGGGCCGCGCATGCTCCTGGTCCTCGAACCGATGAGCGTCCTCTCGCGGCTCCGGCCCTCGCCGGAGTCCCGGACGCGCGTCGAGGCGGCCCACCGTCTCATCGCAGGGTCCCGGGAGCTGCGGGTGACATCGCCCGGCGGCACGGACGTCACCTACAAGATCGGCAAGCTCAGGACGGTGAGCCAGTACGGCTACACGGACGAGCCCGGACGATGGGATGCCTGGGCCGGGTCGTTCGTGTGGACCGGCGGCGACGAGGACGGCGTCGACGGCACCGTCGTCATCGATGCCGGCGATCTGCTTCTCGATCCGATCCTGCGCTACGTATCGGAGCCGATCGTCCTGACGATCAGGAAGGGTTACATCACCGAAATCGCCGGCGGCGGCGCCGAAGGCGCCATCATGCGTGACTTCATGGCGGGATTCCGCGATCCGAAGGCCTATGCCGTATCGCACATCGGGTGGGGGCTGGACGAGAACGCGCGCTGGACGTTCCTCGCCACGAGCCCCGACGCTTCGCAGAGCCTCGGCGTCGATGGTCGCTGCTACTACGGCAACGTTCTGTTCTCGACGGGACCGAACACGGAGCTCGGCGGAACCAACAACACCGAATGTCACCTCGACATCCCTCTGAAGAACTGTTCGCTCTTCCTCGATGGCCGGCAGATCCTCAGGGACGGCGAGATACTGCCCGCCGAAATGCGGGTACCGGGCCGCTGA